In Streptomyces sp. NBC_00448, the following are encoded in one genomic region:
- a CDS encoding sensor histidine kinase: MNAPGPTAGLLRRTVRRLRRPSLTIRTRLTLTYAALFTVGGSALVLAMTTALYHEIFRPLPASKLPSSLDPDHDNFVGLSDQIRDAAASRLLVIALLLLTVVVALSTLVGWWVAGRLLRPIAEITAAARKATDATLHVRLRLSGPSDELRELGDTFDEMLERLDHAFGAQRRFVANASHELRTPLALTRAAVEVTLAKPVVTEAQWRTMAADVADATGSAQRLIAALLVLARSERGATDLVEDDLADVAAEALDQVAGRVRAQGLCLETDLVSTPLLANIALLGIAVSNLLENAVRYNSDGGLLRVTAAPTGDGAARLTVVNDGPALRPDHVEELFEPFNRGDRTRRRSGPRDLPDGTGLGLSIVRAVARAHSGSATATARTEGGLSVTLRLPADAGRDTPP, translated from the coding sequence GTGAACGCGCCCGGCCCCACGGCCGGACTGCTGCGTCGTACGGTGCGCCGGCTGCGTCGGCCGTCGCTGACCATTCGCACGCGCCTCACCCTCACCTACGCCGCCTTGTTCACGGTCGGCGGCAGTGCCCTGGTGCTGGCCATGACCACCGCGCTGTACCACGAGATCTTCCGCCCGCTGCCCGCCTCCAAATTACCCAGCAGCCTGGACCCCGACCACGACAACTTCGTGGGCCTGTCCGACCAGATCCGTGACGCGGCGGCGTCGCGCCTTCTGGTCATCGCGCTGCTGCTGCTGACGGTCGTCGTGGCGCTGTCCACCCTGGTGGGCTGGTGGGTCGCGGGCCGGCTGCTGCGGCCGATCGCCGAGATCACCGCCGCCGCGCGCAAGGCCACCGACGCGACCCTGCACGTACGGCTGCGCCTGTCCGGGCCGTCCGACGAACTCAGGGAACTCGGCGACACGTTCGACGAGATGCTCGAACGCCTCGACCACGCCTTCGGCGCCCAACGCCGGTTCGTCGCCAACGCCAGCCATGAACTGCGCACACCGCTGGCGCTGACCCGGGCGGCCGTCGAGGTCACCCTCGCCAAACCCGTCGTCACCGAGGCGCAGTGGCGCACCATGGCGGCCGACGTCGCGGACGCCACCGGCAGCGCCCAGCGGCTGATCGCCGCGCTGCTGGTACTCGCCCGCTCCGAGCGCGGCGCCACCGACCTGGTCGAGGACGACCTCGCCGACGTCGCGGCGGAAGCGCTCGACCAGGTGGCCGGCCGGGTCCGGGCGCAGGGCCTGTGCCTGGAGACCGACCTCGTCTCCACCCCGCTGCTCGCCAACATCGCGCTGCTGGGCATCGCGGTCTCCAACCTGCTGGAGAACGCGGTCCGTTACAACAGCGACGGCGGCCTGTTGCGGGTCACCGCCGCCCCGACCGGCGACGGCGCGGCGCGGCTCACCGTGGTCAACGACGGGCCCGCCCTGCGACCCGACCACGTGGAGGAGCTGTTCGAGCCGTTCAACCGCGGCGACCGCACCCGACGCCGCAGCGGCCCGCGCGACCTTCCGGACGGCACGGGCCTGGGCCTGTCCATCGTGCGGGCCGTCGCCCGCGCCCACAGCGGCAGCGCCACGGCGACGGCCCGCACGGAGGGCGGCCTGAGCGTGACCTTGCGACTCCCCGCGGACGCCGGCCGCGACACTCCGCCCTGA
- a CDS encoding helix-turn-helix domain-containing protein: protein MAQDDGELESLVRKRIRALRVAQGWSLEELAGRAKVSQSTLSRIENGQRRLALDQLVTLARALDTSLDQLVETATDDVITSPTIDAAHGLMRWPMKAYPGMSVLRQRMTNPPPDNPARMRAHPGREWLVVLSGTAVLLLGNRRIRVEANQSAEFPTMLPHAIGAEGGPCEILGIFDRDARRGHQRGEDA from the coding sequence ATGGCGCAAGACGATGGCGAGCTGGAAAGCCTGGTACGCAAACGGATCAGGGCCCTGCGGGTGGCGCAGGGCTGGTCCCTGGAGGAACTGGCCGGCCGGGCCAAGGTCAGCCAGTCCACGCTCAGCCGGATCGAGAACGGCCAGCGCCGGCTGGCGCTCGACCAGCTCGTCACCCTCGCGCGGGCGCTGGACACCTCCCTGGACCAGCTCGTCGAGACCGCCACCGACGACGTCATCACCAGCCCGACGATCGACGCGGCCCACGGGCTGATGCGCTGGCCGATGAAGGCGTACCCGGGCATGAGCGTGCTGCGGCAGCGCATGACGAACCCGCCGCCCGACAACCCGGCCCGCATGCGCGCCCATCCGGGCCGCGAGTGGCTCGTGGTCCTGTCCGGCACCGCGGTCCTGCTGCTCGGCAACCGGCGCATCCGCGTGGAGGCGAACCAGTCCGCGGAGTTCCCCACGATGCTGCCGCACGCGATCGGCGCCGAGGGCGGGCCCTGCGAGATCCTGGGCATCTTCGACCGCGACGCGCGCCGCGGCCATCAGCGTGGCGAGGACGCCTGA
- a CDS encoding MFS transporter: MSTNPLPQVGAVDPVGATGERVPDARRRRTILVAVCVALMAVIASVSGLNVAQPDLAVAFGASQSTILWIINIYTLTLAALLLPLGSLGDRVGRKPMLLTGLAVFGAASAAAGLAPSTEVMLAARVLSGVGAAIIMPITLAVITSTFPPEERGRAIGVWTGVAGGGGIVGMFLSAALVDLASWRWLFVLPVVLVVVAFVMALRFVPHSRERSGHGFDTVGALTSIVAVVGLIFVLQDGPEHGWTAPATLLALTVGVVAAAGFVAWQLRLRDAALLDVRLFRARGPAGGSITLLAVFGVQAGIFVVLFPFFQAVLGWSGLLSTVALMPMAVLMMLTSGLAPKLAARIGGRSTMAAGVFLAGAGLALMAALVSVSGGYLSVLPGMLAMGIGMGLSMTPSTEAITSALPRERQGVASALNDVTREFGTALGVALLGALLSAGYRHAIDGRLDGIPSGSAATAREGVANAVEAANGAGPHAHELVDAAQQSFVDGWQRAMWAGVAVMAALFLYLLARGPLHPAPTSTERPITTEPVSPAAIPVSPAGPLPPPGGPDPA; this comes from the coding sequence TTGAGTACGAACCCGCTCCCCCAGGTGGGCGCCGTTGATCCGGTCGGCGCGACCGGCGAGCGCGTGCCGGACGCCCGCCGGCGTCGCACGATCCTGGTGGCCGTCTGCGTCGCGTTGATGGCCGTGATCGCGTCGGTGTCCGGGCTCAACGTGGCCCAGCCGGACCTCGCGGTCGCGTTCGGCGCCTCGCAGAGCACCATCCTGTGGATCATCAACATCTACACGCTCACCCTGGCCGCGCTGCTCCTGCCGCTCGGCTCGCTCGGCGACCGGGTGGGCCGCAAACCGATGCTGCTGACCGGTCTGGCCGTCTTCGGTGCGGCCAGCGCGGCGGCCGGGCTCGCCCCGTCGACGGAGGTGATGCTCGCCGCGCGGGTGCTCAGCGGGGTGGGCGCGGCGATCATCATGCCCATCACGCTCGCCGTCATCACCTCCACCTTCCCGCCGGAGGAGCGCGGCCGGGCGATCGGCGTGTGGACCGGGGTCGCCGGAGGCGGCGGCATCGTCGGCATGTTCCTGTCCGCCGCCCTGGTGGACCTGGCGAGTTGGCGCTGGCTGTTCGTCCTGCCGGTCGTGCTCGTCGTCGTGGCGTTCGTGATGGCGCTGCGGTTCGTTCCCCACTCCCGTGAGCGGTCGGGGCACGGCTTCGACACCGTCGGCGCGCTGACCTCGATCGTCGCGGTGGTCGGCCTCATCTTCGTCCTGCAGGACGGTCCCGAACACGGCTGGACCGCTCCCGCGACGCTGCTCGCCCTCACCGTCGGGGTGGTCGCCGCCGCCGGGTTCGTGGCGTGGCAACTGCGCCTTCGCGACGCAGCGTTGCTGGACGTACGCCTCTTCCGCGCGCGCGGGCCGGCCGGCGGATCGATCACGCTGCTCGCGGTCTTCGGCGTGCAGGCGGGCATCTTCGTGGTCCTCTTCCCGTTCTTCCAGGCCGTGTTGGGCTGGTCCGGGCTGCTGTCCACGGTGGCGCTCATGCCCATGGCGGTGCTCATGATGCTCACGTCCGGCCTCGCGCCCAAACTCGCCGCGCGGATCGGCGGCCGGTCCACCATGGCGGCCGGCGTCTTCCTGGCCGGCGCCGGGCTGGCCCTGATGGCGGCGCTCGTCTCCGTCAGCGGCGGCTACCTGTCGGTGCTGCCCGGCATGCTCGCGATGGGGATCGGCATGGGACTGTCGATGACGCCCTCGACGGAGGCCATCACCAGCGCGCTTCCGCGGGAGCGCCAGGGCGTGGCCTCCGCGCTCAACGACGTCACCCGGGAGTTCGGCACCGCGCTCGGCGTCGCGCTCCTCGGCGCGCTGCTGTCCGCCGGCTACCGCCATGCCATCGACGGGCGGCTCGACGGCATACCCTCCGGCTCCGCCGCCACCGCGCGCGAAGGCGTCGCCAACGCGGTCGAGGCCGCGAACGGCGCCGGCCCCCACGCCCACGAACTGGTCGACGCGGCCCAGCAGTCCTTCGTCGACGGCTGGCAGCGGGCCATGTGGGCGGGCGTCGCCGTCATGGCCGCCCTCTTCCTCTACCTCCTCGCCCGCGGCCCCCTCCACCCCGCACCCACGTCGACGGAACGACCGATCACCACCGAACCCGTCTCCCCCGCCGCCATCCCCGTCTCCCCCGCCGGTCCCCTCCCGCCCCCGGGCGGCCCGGACCCGGCGTGA
- a CDS encoding FAD:protein FMN transferase: MRTARDGVLGARISIAAPDAADFGTFHRATGAAFALLHRVEEAICAPRQGSSVRLICEGLLGAADLDGHLGGQESHEARELCETLRAVGERASAAWDGGGRAGRGRDGRGPVHTGQDGGAPRFDPREAVKCWAAERASALLAARGLTRHVLNAGGDLRLRSDAGAAWRVRLAHPRVTGGLLATLEIHEGAVATCQAAERAAYVRTPATGPGATDLTQVTVTGPDLARADLHAAAAMAQPTTARARAWLDRLAAATPYQALSVDTRGRIHATSGLAGLIRLEGEPAAGEGGQRTG, encoded by the coding sequence GTGCGCACCGCGAGGGACGGCGTCCTGGGCGCCAGGATCTCGATCGCGGCCCCGGACGCCGCCGACTTCGGCACCTTCCACCGCGCGACCGGGGCCGCCTTCGCCTTGCTGCACCGCGTCGAGGAGGCCATCTGCGCTCCCCGGCAGGGCAGTTCGGTCCGCCTGATCTGCGAGGGACTGCTCGGCGCCGCCGACCTCGACGGCCACCTCGGCGGCCAGGAGAGCCACGAGGCGCGGGAGCTGTGCGAGACCCTGCGGGCCGTCGGGGAGCGCGCTTCAGCCGCCTGGGACGGCGGAGGCCGCGCCGGACGCGGCCGGGACGGACGCGGGCCCGTACACACGGGACAGGACGGCGGAGCTCCGCGGTTCGATCCGCGCGAAGCGGTCAAGTGCTGGGCGGCGGAACGCGCGAGCGCGCTGCTGGCCGCCCGCGGACTGACCCGGCACGTCCTGAACGCGGGCGGCGACCTGCGGCTGCGATCCGATGCCGGCGCCGCCTGGCGGGTGCGGCTGGCCCACCCGCGCGTGACGGGCGGGCTGCTCGCCACGCTGGAGATCCACGAAGGAGCGGTCGCCACCTGCCAGGCCGCCGAGCGCGCCGCGTACGTCCGCACCCCCGCGACCGGACCAGGTGCCACCGACCTCACCCAGGTCACCGTGACCGGCCCCGACCTGGCCCGGGCCGACCTCCATGCCGCGGCCGCGATGGCGCAGCCGACCACGGCGCGCGCCCGCGCCTGGCTCGACCGTCTCGCCGCCGCCACCCCGTACCAGGCGCTGAGTGTCGACACCCGGGGCCGTATCCACGCCACCTCCGGGCTGGCCGGCCTGATCCGCCTGGAAGGGGAGCCGGCGGCCGGGGAAGGCGGCCAGAGGACAGGATGA
- a CDS encoding SOS response-associated peptidase, whose protein sequence is MCGRYVAARAAQDLATAFAAQVQVREGEQAPAVSWNVAPTDQVWGVVERRGEEAAEPVRQLRPLRWGLVPSWAKSPSAGAKLINARAESVHEKPAFRKAFTTRRCLLPADGYYEWETVPATEHRKAAKKPYYLHPADGSLLAMAGLYEFWRDRSLPEDEREWIVSCTIITTDATDSSGRVHPRMPLTIAPEHYAEWLDPDQHAPDDLRALLALPSDGDLDLRPVPPTVNSVRNDGPELIAEAR, encoded by the coding sequence ATGTGCGGAAGGTATGTCGCGGCCAGGGCCGCGCAGGATCTCGCGACCGCGTTCGCCGCCCAGGTGCAGGTCAGGGAGGGGGAGCAGGCACCGGCGGTGAGCTGGAACGTGGCACCGACCGACCAGGTGTGGGGCGTGGTGGAACGCAGGGGCGAGGAGGCCGCCGAGCCGGTCCGGCAGCTGCGCCCGCTGCGCTGGGGGCTGGTGCCGTCCTGGGCGAAGTCGCCGTCCGCGGGGGCGAAGCTGATCAACGCGCGGGCCGAGAGCGTCCACGAGAAGCCCGCCTTCCGCAAGGCGTTCACCACCCGGCGCTGCCTGCTCCCCGCCGACGGCTACTACGAATGGGAGACCGTTCCGGCGACCGAGCACAGGAAGGCGGCGAAGAAGCCGTACTACCTGCACCCGGCCGACGGCTCGCTGCTGGCGATGGCCGGCCTCTACGAGTTCTGGCGGGACCGGTCGCTGCCGGAGGACGAGCGGGAGTGGATCGTCTCCTGCACGATCATCACCACCGACGCGACCGACTCCTCCGGCCGCGTCCATCCCCGGATGCCCCTCACGATCGCCCCCGAGCACTACGCCGAGTGGCTCGACCCGGACCAGCACGCCCCGGACGACCTGCGCGCCCTCCTGGCGCTCCCGTCCGACGGCGACCTGGACCTGCGCCCGGTCCCGCCCACCGTCAACAGCGTCCGCAACGACGGGCCCGAACTGATCGCCGAGGCACGCTGA
- a CDS encoding DUF7507 domain-containing protein, protein MTRRLQPWRFGLPRVGTARVTAAALTLALGAGAALSLDTSAHAQPRAGGTPLIGETFTQATAPDFTGVGSACLTGAAAAPAPGAGDHPLGGCPDGTGPVPPADGAPHGYLRLTDASNDQSGAVLYNHALPATQGLDVTFDQWQYGSTTPATPADGISFFLVDGDRALTHPGAFGGSLGYAQKLPDDDPAATFLPGVDGGYLGVGLDVLGNYFGDWEHRGNGCADRSPAGTQFRVPAPGANMVTLRGPGDGTEGYCFLTATTNNFSTTGPWPSTLPGRLQGPLTELPAGATPVQAEAALEPSRRRVHVQITPAPDPVVNVSVDFNDGTGPHQVLSTPAPQPLPATYKFGFAASTGLFTDVHLIRNVAVSTDQPLPRLDLVKQVRQPLPGDLVAGTRVPYDFVVTNSGGTDLTGLNVDDPKVGPVSCPTTTLAPGETTTCTATYTVTAADVAHGSIENTATASGTSDDQTVTSPPSSEHVPIELPPGIVVEKKAQTPGPYSVGQTVEFSYAVRNTGGTRLTGVHVDDDHITGITCDATTLAPAGSPDDSTTCHGSYTITAADGTAGFVTNTATASGTSDERTVTSPPTRQTLPVGAPHLTLKKRVATPGPYAAGDTVRYTYTVTNTGSTDLHDVLVSDDRVTGITCDATTLAPGASTTCQGSYTITKADAEACGKAEGTTKGKGGDDCDCPVTNVAVAAGTDPHGNQVASRPASVTITVGSAPHPRPPHHKPPHQKPSHGKPIHRKPAHQDQHA, encoded by the coding sequence ATGACGAGACGATTGCAGCCATGGAGGTTCGGCCTGCCCCGGGTCGGGACCGCCAGGGTCACCGCGGCCGCGCTGACCCTCGCGCTCGGCGCCGGAGCGGCCCTGTCGCTGGACACCAGCGCCCACGCCCAGCCCCGCGCCGGCGGCACGCCCCTGATCGGCGAGACGTTCACCCAGGCCACCGCGCCGGACTTCACCGGTGTGGGGTCGGCCTGCCTGACCGGGGCCGCCGCCGCGCCGGCGCCGGGCGCGGGGGACCATCCGCTGGGCGGCTGTCCGGACGGGACCGGGCCGGTGCCGCCGGCCGACGGGGCGCCGCACGGCTACCTGCGGCTCACCGACGCGTCCAACGACCAGTCAGGAGCGGTCCTCTACAACCACGCGCTGCCCGCCACCCAGGGTCTCGACGTCACCTTCGACCAGTGGCAGTACGGCAGCACCACCCCGGCCACCCCCGCCGACGGCATCTCGTTCTTCCTGGTCGACGGCGACCGCGCGCTGACCCACCCCGGGGCCTTCGGCGGCAGTCTCGGCTACGCCCAGAAGCTCCCCGACGACGACCCCGCCGCCACCTTCCTGCCCGGCGTGGACGGTGGCTACCTCGGCGTCGGCCTCGACGTCCTCGGCAACTACTTCGGTGACTGGGAGCACCGCGGGAACGGCTGCGCCGACCGGTCCCCCGCCGGGACCCAGTTCCGCGTGCCGGCCCCCGGGGCCAACATGGTCACGCTGCGCGGCCCCGGCGACGGCACCGAGGGCTACTGCTTCCTGACCGCCACCACGAACAACTTCAGCACCACCGGGCCCTGGCCCTCGACCCTTCCCGGGCGGTTGCAAGGGCCCCTGACCGAGCTGCCGGCGGGCGCCACCCCGGTCCAGGCCGAGGCCGCGCTCGAACCGTCGCGCCGCCGGGTCCACGTGCAGATCACCCCGGCGCCCGACCCGGTGGTGAACGTCTCGGTGGACTTCAACGACGGCACCGGCCCCCACCAGGTGCTGAGCACTCCCGCACCGCAGCCGCTGCCCGCCACGTACAAGTTCGGGTTCGCGGCCTCCACCGGTCTGTTCACCGACGTCCACCTCATCCGGAACGTGGCCGTCAGCACCGATCAGCCGCTGCCCCGGCTCGACCTGGTCAAGCAGGTGCGGCAGCCGCTGCCCGGCGACCTGGTGGCCGGCACGCGGGTCCCCTACGACTTCGTGGTCACCAACTCCGGCGGGACGGACCTCACCGGCCTCAACGTCGACGACCCGAAGGTCGGCCCCGTGTCGTGCCCGACCACGACGCTCGCCCCCGGCGAGACGACGACCTGCACCGCGACGTACACGGTCACCGCCGCGGACGTGGCACACGGCTCCATCGAGAACACCGCCACCGCCAGCGGCACCTCCGACGACCAGACGGTCACGTCACCGCCGTCGTCGGAGCACGTGCCGATCGAACTGCCGCCCGGCATCGTGGTGGAGAAGAAGGCGCAGACCCCCGGACCGTACTCCGTCGGCCAGACGGTCGAGTTCTCCTACGCCGTACGCAACACCGGCGGCACGCGGCTGACCGGTGTCCACGTCGACGACGACCACATCACCGGCATCACCTGCGACGCCACCACGCTCGCCCCCGCGGGGAGCCCTGACGACAGCACCACCTGCCACGGCAGCTACACCATCACGGCGGCCGACGGAACGGCCGGCTTCGTCACCAACACCGCCACGGCGAGCGGCACTTCGGACGAACGCACGGTGACCTCCCCGCCGACCCGGCAGACGCTGCCGGTCGGGGCACCGCACCTCACCCTGAAGAAGCGCGTGGCGACCCCCGGCCCCTACGCCGCCGGCGACACCGTGCGCTACACCTACACCGTCACCAACACCGGCAGCACGGACCTCCACGACGTGCTGGTCAGCGACGACCGCGTCACCGGCATCACCTGCGACGCCACCACGCTGGCGCCCGGGGCGAGCACCACCTGCCAGGGCAGCTACACCATCACCAAGGCCGACGCCGAGGCATGCGGGAAGGCCGAGGGGACGACCAAGGGCAAGGGCGGGGACGACTGCGACTGCCCGGTCACCAACGTGGCCGTGGCCGCCGGGACCGATCCGCACGGCAACCAGGTCGCCAGCCGGCCCGCGAGCGTCACCATCACCGTCGGCAGCGCTCCGCACCCGCGGCCCCCGCACCACAAACCGCCGCACCAGAAGCCGTCGCACGGCAAGCCCATCCACCGGAAGCCCGCGCACCAGGACCAGCACGCATAA
- a CDS encoding NAD(P)/FAD-dependent oxidoreductase has translation MAVTASGWETDQLPGGTVDAVVIGGGAAGLNGALMLARSRRSVVVVDSGTPRNAPADAVHGLLGLEGTAPAELLRRGREEVRSYGGLVVAGEVASAAPASASTPSASASAEGNDPRFTVTLADGGALTARRLLVATGLRDVLPDVRGLAEHWGHGVVHCPYCHGWEVRDESIGVLAVGPASVHHALLFRQLTDDLVYFSRGTEPDGDTRARFAARGIRIVDAPLERVVTDREGGIAGVRLADGQLVDRRVLAVVTRMLARTDGLEGLGLPMEDFPGGMGRRFSAGPAGVTDVPGVWVAGNATDLTAQVGASAAAGALAGAHINADLAAADTEAALAAVRRDDSAA, from the coding sequence ATGGCTGTGACCGCTTCCGGGTGGGAGACCGACCAGCTGCCGGGCGGGACGGTCGACGCCGTGGTGATCGGCGGCGGCGCCGCGGGGCTGAACGGCGCGCTGATGCTCGCCCGCTCCCGCCGCTCGGTCGTCGTGGTCGACAGCGGCACCCCGCGCAACGCACCCGCCGACGCCGTGCACGGCCTGCTCGGCCTGGAGGGCACCGCGCCGGCCGAACTGCTGCGAAGGGGGCGCGAGGAGGTACGCAGCTACGGCGGCCTGGTCGTGGCCGGTGAGGTGGCCTCGGCCGCACCCGCCTCCGCTTCGACCCCTTCAGCCTCCGCTTCCGCCGAGGGGAACGACCCTCGCTTCACCGTCACCCTCGCCGACGGCGGCGCCCTGACCGCGCGACGCCTGCTCGTCGCCACCGGGCTGCGCGATGTCCTGCCCGACGTGCGCGGGCTCGCCGAGCACTGGGGCCACGGCGTGGTGCACTGTCCGTACTGCCACGGCTGGGAGGTGCGCGACGAGTCCATCGGGGTGCTGGCCGTGGGCCCCGCCTCGGTCCACCACGCCCTGCTCTTCCGCCAGTTGACCGACGACCTCGTCTACTTCAGCCGCGGCACCGAACCCGACGGCGACACCCGAGCGCGCTTCGCCGCCCGCGGCATCCGGATCGTCGATGCCCCGCTGGAACGGGTCGTCACCGACCGGGAGGGCGGCATCGCGGGCGTGCGCCTGGCCGACGGGCAGCTCGTGGACCGCCGGGTCCTCGCGGTCGTGACCCGCATGCTCGCCCGCACCGACGGGCTGGAGGGGCTCGGCCTTCCGATGGAGGACTTCCCCGGCGGAATGGGCCGCCGCTTCTCCGCCGGCCCGGCCGGCGTCACCGACGTGCCCGGGGTGTGGGTGGCCGGCAACGCCACCGACCTCACCGCCCAGGTCGGCGCCTCGGCGGCGGCCGGTGCGCTGGCCGGCGCCCATATCAACGCCGACCTGGCCGCGGCCGACACCGAGGCGGCGCTCGCGGCGGTGCGGCGCGACGACAGCGCCGCCTGA
- a CDS encoding class I SAM-dependent methyltransferase — translation MTDASPHQAHQAHQAHQAHQAHQARQADPAHPALHGAHPLPPHTPDSEGQAELLDLDAEVLAEHTAAITAWLPVDVEPRHIVDLGCGTGAGTFALLARFPAAELTAVDASAGHLERLREKAEALGVADRVRTVAADLDGEWPDLGRPELVWASASLHHLADPDRTLRAVRELLAPGGLFAVVELAGFPRFLPADAPRERPGLEDRCHAALARHHTEHVPHRGADWGPRLAAAGFAAAGERTVSVRVDASRDDAVGRYALSSLERLRAGAASALPAEDLRALDQLLDTGGPFSILRRDDLAVRTERAVWAARRA, via the coding sequence ATGACCGACGCTTCCCCGCACCAGGCGCACCAGGCGCACCAGGCGCACCAGGCGCACCAGGCGCACCAGGCTCGCCAAGCAGACCCGGCGCACCCGGCGCTCCACGGCGCGCACCCCCTTCCCCCGCACACCCCCGACTCCGAGGGCCAGGCGGAGCTGCTCGACCTGGACGCGGAGGTGCTCGCCGAGCACACCGCGGCCATCACCGCGTGGCTGCCGGTCGACGTCGAGCCGCGCCACATCGTGGACCTGGGCTGCGGCACCGGGGCCGGCACCTTCGCCCTGCTCGCGCGCTTCCCCGCGGCGGAACTGACCGCCGTGGACGCCTCCGCGGGCCACCTGGAGCGGTTGCGGGAGAAGGCCGAGGCGCTCGGGGTCGCCGACCGGGTGCGCACGGTGGCGGCCGACCTCGACGGGGAGTGGCCCGACCTCGGCCGGCCCGAGCTGGTGTGGGCGTCGGCGTCGCTGCACCACCTGGCCGACCCCGACCGCACGCTGCGCGCGGTCCGTGAACTGCTCGCGCCCGGTGGCCTGTTCGCCGTCGTCGAACTGGCCGGCTTCCCGCGCTTCCTGCCCGCCGACGCGCCGCGGGAGCGGCCCGGCCTGGAGGACCGCTGCCACGCCGCCCTCGCCCGCCACCACACCGAGCACGTGCCGCACCGCGGCGCCGACTGGGGCCCCAGGCTGGCCGCCGCCGGGTTCGCCGCCGCGGGCGAGCGGACGGTCAGCGTGCGCGTCGACGCCTCCCGTGACGACGCCGTCGGCCGCTACGCGCTCAGCAGCCTCGAGCGTCTGCGCGCCGGCGCCGCCTCCGCCCTTCCCGCCGAGGACCTCCGCGCGCTCGACCAACTGCTCGACACCGGCGGCCCCTTCAGCATCCTGCGCCGCGACGATCTCGCGGTCCGCACCGAACGCGCCGTATGGGCCGCCCGCCGCGCCTGA
- a CDS encoding response regulator transcription factor, whose product MRILIVEDEQRLAAVIAEGLRDQGMAVDVSHDGDDALTKVEINGGYDVLILDRDLPGRSGDEVCAELAGRAEPPMILMLTALSGIDDRVDGLTLGADDYLGKPFSFAELTLRVRALGRRKGSHGVTLVCGDLTMDTLRRTVVRGGRPVPLTAKEFTVLRLLLAADGAVLSHEQLLERAWDENADPFTNTVRVTVNRLRRKLGPPDLIDTLVGAGYRIAR is encoded by the coding sequence ATGCGTATCCTGATAGTCGAGGACGAGCAGCGGCTGGCCGCCGTCATAGCCGAAGGGCTGCGGGACCAGGGCATGGCGGTGGACGTCAGCCACGACGGCGACGACGCGCTGACCAAGGTCGAGATCAACGGCGGCTACGACGTCCTCATCCTCGACCGCGACCTGCCCGGCCGGTCCGGCGACGAGGTCTGCGCGGAACTCGCGGGCCGGGCCGAACCGCCGATGATCCTCATGCTCACCGCCCTGTCGGGCATCGACGACCGCGTCGACGGGCTGACCCTCGGCGCCGACGACTACCTGGGCAAGCCCTTCTCCTTCGCCGAACTCACCCTGCGCGTACGGGCCTTGGGCCGGCGCAAGGGATCGCACGGAGTGACCCTGGTCTGCGGTGACCTGACCATGGACACGTTGCGGCGGACCGTGGTGCGCGGCGGCCGGCCGGTGCCCCTCACCGCCAAGGAGTTCACCGTGCTGCGGCTGCTGCTGGCCGCGGACGGGGCGGTGCTCAGCCATGAACAGCTCCTGGAGCGGGCCTGGGACGAGAACGCGGACCCGTTCACCAACACCGTGCGGGTGACCGTCAACCGGCTCCGGCGCAAGCTCGGCCCGCCCGACCTGATCGACACCCTCGTGGGCGCCGGCTACCGGATCGCCCGGTGA